The window GGCGTACGGCTCCACCACCTCCGAGGTCGCGTCGGTGGAGCCGTCGTCCAGCACGAGCACCTCGTAGTCGCGCGGGAACTCCGCCATGACCCGGCGGAGCTTCCAGAGGAGCACGCCGACGGTCTGCGCCTCGTCCAGGGCGGGGATGCAGATGTAGATCAATTTCGGTCAGCCGGCTGTCGGATCGGGGCCGTCTCCAGGGGTGGCAGTACCCTGTTCGGCGGCGGGGGGTTCCGGCGGAGGCGGGGTCTTCCAGCGCCGGTGGAACCAGAAGTACTGCTCCGGCGCGGAGCGCACGTCCGCCTCCAGCGCCGCGGCGAGCCGGGCGGTGAGGCGGGCCACGTCGGCCTCCAGGTCGCCGGTGGGGTGCACGGGGACACGGACGCCGCCCACCTCGTAGCGGACCTCGTCGCCGGGGAGGCGGCGCGCCGTGCAGGCGAAGACGGGCGCGCCCAGCCGCAGCGCGAAGAGCGCGGTGCCGCGGTGGGTGGACGCGGGCCGGCCGAAGAACGGGACGAAGACGCCGGAGCGGCGCGCGTCCTGGTCCCCCACGATCCCCACGACGCCGCCCTGCCGGAGCACGCGCGGAACCTGCCGCTGGGCCTGGTGCATCTCGATGGTCTGCACCCCCAGCCGGCGGCGCAGCTCCTCCAGCCGCGCGTCCACCAGCCGGTTCCCCATCCGCTTGACGATGGCGGCGATAGGGACGCCGCGCGCGGCCACGGCGGCGGCGGCGATCTCCCAGTTCCCGAAGTGGCCGGTCGCCAGGAGCACGCCCTTCCCCTCCGCCATCGCCGCCTCGAGCTCTTCCCAGCCGCGGGTCTCGGTGCGCCGCACCACCTCCGCCGCGTCCAGCCGCGACAGGCGGAGGATCGTGGCGGCCTCCCGCCCCAGGTGGCGGTACGCGGCGGCGGCCGTGTCGCGGATCCAGTCGTCCGGAGCGTCCGGGTAGGCGAGGCGGAGGTTGGCTTCCACCACGCCGCGCCGGATCCCCAGCGGGCCGCCCGCCAGCCGCCCCGCACCCGCGGCCAGGCCCTCCGCCATCCGCTCCGGCAGCGCGGAGACCGCCCTTTCAAGCCCGCGCGCCAGGACGTACTCCACCCGGTGCGAAAGGGTGGGGCGCGGCTCCGGCTTCGCGCCCGGCTTCGGGGCGCTCACTCCTGCCCCGCCCCGGGGCCGCTCCAGCTCGCGATCATCGCGGCGCTCTCGCGGTACGCCCCGTCGCGCACCCGCTGCCACCACCCGCGGTTCTCCAGGTACCACCGGACGGTGTCCGCCAGCCCCTCCTCGAACGTCCGCGAGGGGGTCCACCCCAGCTCCTCGCGGGCGCGCGCGAAGTCGATGGCGTAGCGCCGGTCGTGCCCCGGCCGGTCGGTGACGAAGCGGATCAGCTCCTCCGGGGCGCCCACCGCGCGGGCGATCTCGCGCACCACCTCCAGGTTCCGCCGCTCGCTCGCCCCACCGAAGTTGTAGACCCGGCCCGCCGTCCCGCCCTCCAGCGCCGCCAGCACCCCCCGGCAGTGGTCCTCCACGTGGATCCAGTCGCGCACGTTGTCGCCCCGCCCGTACACCGGGAGCGGCCGCCCCTCCAGCGCGTTGACGATCATCAGCGGGACCAGCTTCTCCGGGAACTGGTACGGCCCGTAGTTGTTGGAGCAGCGCGTGACCACCAGGTCCATCCCGTGCGTGCGGTGGTAGGAGAGCGCCAGGTGGTCGGAGCCGGCCTTGCTCGCGCTGTACGGGGAGGAGGGGCGGATCGGCGTCTCC of the Longimicrobiaceae bacterium genome contains:
- the rfbB gene encoding dTDP-glucose 4,6-dehydratase, coding for MNETRAGRILVTGGMGFIGSNFVRLLLAERPRWEVWNLDLLTYAANPENLADVAPSAEAEGRHRFVRGDVADPEAMEALFAERRFDAVAHFAAESHVDRSIASAAPFVRTNVVGTQVLLDAARAHGAGRFVHVSTDEVYGDLEPDEPPFTEETPIRPSSPYSASKAGSDHLALSYHRTHGMDLVVTRCSNNYGPYQFPEKLVPLMIVNALEGRPLPVYGRGDNVRDWIHVEDHCRGVLAALEGGTAGRVYNFGGASERRNLEVVREIARAVGAPEELIRFVTDRPGHDRRYAIDFARAREELGWTPSRTFEEGLADTVRWYLENRGWWQRVRDGAYRESAAMIASWSGPGAGQE